One Procambarus clarkii isolate CNS0578487 chromosome 47, FALCON_Pclarkii_2.0, whole genome shotgun sequence genomic window, TTCATGGCTACGAATGTGAgagcgtatgtatgtatgtgtgtcagTCCAATGTATACAGAAAAGCCGTGGTACTTTGTATGTGTCAGTCCTATGTATACAGAACAACTGACGTAATTCGAACGTTAACAGGCAAACTACTGTTATGAAATTCGAATTCCTCGGTGGTGAACTATATAGTCTCTCCCCTGGTGGCCCGGATGGGGGCCCCTATCGGTCAAGATGGGACTCCTATCGGTCAAGATGGGACTCCTATCGGTCAAGATGGAACTCCTATCGGTCAAGATGGAACTTCTATCGGTCAAGATGGAACTCCTATCGGTCAAGATGGAACTCCTATCGGCCAAGATGGAACTCCTATCGGCCAAGATGGAACTCCTGTCGGCCAAGATGGAACTCCTGTCGGCCAAGATGGAACTCCTGTCGGCCAAGATGGAACTCCTGTCGGCCAAGATGGAACTCCTGTCGGCCAAGATGGAACTCCTATCGGCCAAGATGGAACTCCTATCGGCCAAGATGGAACTCCTATCGGCCAAGATGGAACCTTTATCGATCAATATGGGACCCCTATCAACCAAAGTAGGCCCCCCTTAGTGGCAAGGATGTGGGTCTCTGGGGGCCAAGATTGGGTCCCTGGAGAGCAAGATGGGTTTCCTGACGGCCCCCAGACGAtcatggttgggggggggggagggaccttACGATAAGGGAAGGGGCCTGAGATGGCTCAGGTGGGCCCCTGATGGCCATGATGGGCCACTGACAGCTATTATGGTTGGCCCCTAACGACCTAGccgggggctgggggggggggaggtcattgGGGAAGCAGCTCAGGCGCAAACGAGACGAGATAAAACAAGTATCATGATTCATTTTTCCCGGTATGATGACTGCTTAAGCTGGAGATTGACGGTTAAGCTTAATTCTCTTAAGCTTTGGCCGTCGTATCATCATTCACAACCGTCAAACCCTAAATAAATTACCGTGtttttgtaaatatattttatcagagcacttctttctcctcctcctcctccttcccttccccttacttctcctcctcctccccccccccctctactactTCTTCACTCTCcgtctcctttttttttttgttgccgccgaaggcggctagtttattgtgcaccctatactcatcctgtgagcggtagcgcaaaagcattacagagggcacaaaagaccTCTTTTTCCCTTTCCTTTGGTTTTAGCAAGCGCCTGGTAGCATGCACAAAACTGCACATTATGTGCAATTATTGATCATATATTGAATTAcagcttctccctctccctccctcaacacccactcccccttcccctctcccacctccccccacatACCCACCTGCTACCCACATACACCCACCTCCCCACTCACAAcaatgtataccacatacgttagaccaatcctggagtatgcggctctatCGTCTCGAGTTCATTCAAACACGAGACGAAGTTGCAGAAAGCTCAGAGGTATGATACCAGACTATATAGTCCCGGAGCTgataggtatgagctacgaggaaaggctaccggAATTAAACCTCCACGTCACTGGATGATAGACGAGTTAGggtggagacatgattaccacctaaaaaattatcagaggaattgacaaaggtagataaagacaaactatttagcacgggtagtacgcgaacaaggggacgcatTCACACATTCGTACTCATacacaaagtcattctcagtagACACACTCATTCCCCTAGGCACACACATACCCATACAAAATCATACCCATGCGCAGTTGCACACTGATAGAGGTCTCGCTGCCGAGTGGAAGCGTTTCGGATTCCCAGTCCACACACCCGAGTTCGAATTTCTGGAAGAGACAGAAAaaactaagagagagagagagagagagagagagagagagagagagagagagagagagagagagagagagagagagagagagagagagagagagagagagacagggagagacagggagagacagagagagacagagagagacagagagagacagagagacagagagagacagagagacagagagagacagagagagacagagagagacagagagagacagagagagacagagagagacagagagacagagagagacagagagacagagagacagagagacagagagagagagagagagacagagagagagagagagagagagagagagagagagagagagagagagagagagacagagagagagagagagagagagagagagagagagagagagagagagagacagagagagagagagacagagagagagacagagagagagagagagagagagagagagagagagagagagagagagagagagagagagagacagagacagagagagagagagagagagagagagagagagagagagagagagagagagggaactatcagggaaagcgcCTAACCAATACGACTATCTAGCACTTGGAAAAAAACTTAGCAGAATTTCTTTCAACcaacgcctctgttcacctagcaataaataagaAGCCACCTCCGTCCATAACTCCTAGACTCGACAGCGAATTTGAACGCCAGAATTCATTAATTATAACTCCACAGGTACACCAAGACTAGTAggcggggcatgaagagctaTTAACCACATTTCCCGTAGTCACTAACAGGTAAATACCGATGGATAAGGAGAACAGAATTTTACCCTGTACTACTGTGGGGGGCGATCAGGGATGTCCCTGATTAACCAGACTTACCAGGCTGTGGGGACGATCAGGGTATCCCTGATTAACCAGACTTACCAGGCTGTGGGGACGATCAGGGATGTCCCCCCTAACGCTGACCAAGTATCAACCAGCAGCAGCGGTCAGCACACattgccaccaccatcacacacgatACCTAACTAACCTCTCACCTCCCTTACTCAATAACAGCTGGTTACGTGGACATTCGCAGGGGCAGTGCGCGCCATTTGAATGCACAGTTTGCGGCGTTGGGATGCGATGAACACATCTCACTGAGAATTACCCATGCGGAATTTCGTCACACGGACTGGGTTTGTCAGTTGCCTTCGTTTGTTAACAAGTTAAAAAGCTGTCATCGATTAAGGTTTTCAAGGTTAATTAATTTGAAAAATGAATCGTTTGGCGCGAGGTTGAAAACTAAAGTGAGGTAGCTAATTTGGCTGAGGATAGAGGGTAGAGAATAACTCTATATACAGAGTTAGGCTCTCAGTATACAGAGTTAGGCTCTCTATATACAGAGTTAGGCTCTCTGTATACAGAGTTAGGCTCTCTATAGAGAATTCACCCCTGATAAAGATTCCAATAAATATACATTCTTACcccatattttttaattttttttttttggcagatTTTCTCCGAGTAACGTAGATTTAAATACAACAACATTTTATAGTTGCTTATTTTCTTATGGATATTTTCTATTCTACGTAAAAATACCTTCTATACCATCTAGAGGAAGAAGAACCACTAGATCAATTAATCTTTCCGTTTCATATCGACGTTTCGTCGACAATGTGACGTCTTCAGGAACATATATATACACTTAACACCAAGGACACATTGTACTAAGTATAGATGATTGatgagccacccaagaggtggcacgggcatgaataacccgtaaagttGAGTATACCCGTTGTTGTTGAGTAAACccgcatatatatgtcgtacctagtagccagaatgcacttggcctactatgcaatgcacgatttgcctaataggctgagtaATTTTcttttttcaataaattgtttcctgttggtttattttaaatattgtaatattatataaattaaatcaATAATTTGTGttcttatgttagtttaggttaggttaagataggttaggttaggttaagataggttaggttaggttaggttaagataggttaggttaggttaggttaagataggttaggttaagataggttaggttaagataggttaggttaagataggttaggttaggttaagataggttaggttaggttaggttaagataggttaggttaggttagtttaggttaggttaagataggttaggttaggttaggtagggttggttaggttcggtcatatatctatattagttttaactcaaatttaaaaaaaattacttataaataatgaaacggacagatttatcatttaataagaaaattttttagaaaaatatataaattcaggaaaacttggcctattaggcaagtcgggtcttgcatagtaggccgagtacgacgttctggctactaggaacaacatattatatatatatatatatatatatatatatatatatatatatatatatatatatatatatatatatatatatatatatatatatatatatatatgtgtgtgtgtgtgtactcacctatatgtgcttgcaggatcgagcattgactcttggatcccgcctttctagctatcggttgtttacagcaatgactcctgtcccatttccctatcatacctagtgtgtgtgtgtgtgtgtgtgtgtgtgtgtgtgtgtgtgtgtgtgtgtgtgtgtgtgtgtgtgtgtgtgtgtgtgtgagaaagctgcatgaacgcgcaagccatatatcactaagaactctttgacccggccaggattcgaacccaggccgtccaggatcacccctaaacgtacacagtaccgtgaccaccgcaccaatgacgatcattggtgcggtggtcacggtactgtgtacgtttaggggtgatcctggacggcatgggttcgaatcctggccgggtcagagagttttagtgatatatatatatatatgtatatatgtatatacatactcACGTAGTGTTTGTGTTACCTTGTGTAAGTATGCACTGAAACCAAGAAAACAAATGAAAATCTTATATACACTGAGGACTGTTTCACTTCCGCACTCTTGCTCAGAGAACTCAGTCTAAATATACTGACCTGAACATAAGCCATTCTGAAAAGGAACATCAATCCCAGTAAACACTAATTTATTGAACACGACCACGATCAACACgctactgtatacatatatatatatatatatatatatatatatatatatatatatatatatatatatatatatatatatatatatatatacacatctctCTTTTCTCTCAATAACTACCTAAACTCTTTCTTTATTTATGTCTTGCTATAATGTTTTTGTGTGGCAACGAGACCAAGTAGCACCGGGATAAATTACTTTTTAATAGTCAGTTCATAGGAATGGAGCCCAGACATGCCATTTTAAGAGCATCAGGGGCAGAGCCAAATGAAAAATAACGAGCTTTAATGATTCCATTCCATTTGGTCTGATGGCGAGGCGCTACAGCGCATCTATTATGAACCAGAGCAACAATAATATTTCGATGCAGGTACTTAGAAGCGCCGACCATGTGTGCCTGGCACCACCGTCATTAATATGAGTGGTCATGCAGGTtaagggagggacggagggaaggggGTGGAATGGGTGACgttaggagagggagaggggggaagaggggagagagggagagggggaaggggagagaggggacgCACGTGAACACGATGGTACTGAGAAAGTCTTTCGCTGTATTAATGTTATGACATGGTCGTCTTGGGAATGTTTATCTCTGTAAATCTTACCGAGAATAGAAGACATCTGGGGAAAAACACACATTTTAAGGAACTGAGAATCGTGATATAACGACGATTGATTAATAATGCCCTCCACTGTCGTATGAACGAGGATATTAAATCTCTTATGAAAACATAACGTCCCTTCAAAGAAAGACCACAGAACGGCTGCACATCCTCACTGATAACACACTTaagtaattaggtgagtacacacacacacacacacacagggggccctggtagcttggtggatagcgcgcaggactcttaattctgtggcgcgggttcgattcccgcaccaggcagaaacaaatgggcaaagtttcttttaccctgaatgcccctgctacctagcagtaaataggtacctgggagttagtcagctgtcccgggctgcttcctggggtgtgtgtgtgtgtgtgtgtgtatgtggtgtggagaaaaaaaaagtagttagtaaatagttgattgacagttgagaagcgggtcgaaagagcaaagctcaacccccgcaaacacaactaggtgaatacacacacacacacacacactcacacacacactcacacacactcacacacactcacagacactcacagacacactcacacacactcacacactcacactcacactcaaagGAGACAACATGGAAGTAAGATAGTATATGTGGGAAGTGTGCAGCGGGAGGAGGAACGAAGAGAGAAGACGGTCCAGGAAATGATGGACTAAGTAACACTGAAGTgcaaagaggaaggagagagattcATACCACCATTATCATACCACCATTATGGGTAAAAAGTAAGAGGCCTATCTTATCTTTTATGGGTAAAAAGTAAGAGGCCAAGAACCCGAGGTTCTGTAGACAGCGCCGGGAGGCAAGATCAAAAAGCAGGAAggagtggaggaaatacagaagacaaaggacagaggtaaACCGGGTTAGATGCACCAGGGCCAGGAATGACTACATGAACATAAGAAGATTGGCAGAAAGAATGAAAATGATCTTGCCTCCAAGGCAAAGAGCCAACCGGAACTCCTACATAGCCATTTAAGATGGTAAATGAgagtgaatgaccaagtgaccaGGTTACGAACAAGTGGAGGCCACTATACAGAAAGTGATAGAGAATTTGTGAGGAGCTCAATACCAGCTTCGAACTTTTTAATTCGAActcagtagtgaacactccatggagtgTTCCCTACTGTGCCCGAACAGCTCCCAGAGCTAGatgaggaagcagcccctgatgagaaactactaaatattgaggtaacagcagaggaggtaagaaTACAGCTAATGTGTCAATTATACAAGGGGGaattgcccagctgctggaagaaaGCAAATGTGGTGCCAATCTACAAGAAAGGAAATAGATTAGAGACACTTAGACCAGTGTCGCTCAcaagtccccccccccttgcaaagTAATTGAAAGAATTATAAGGTTAAGACTAGATGCACACCTAGAAAGAATTAggtttgtaagtaaacaacaacatggcttcagggcagattgcatatttctggattgccGAAATGCCTTTGATACCAAAATGCCATTCagaaggctacgggaaatgcacatcacgacactggaagacagaagagtaagggaagacatgatcactgcctacaaaattctcaggagaattgacagggtggacaaagacaaacttcttagcacgggtggaacacaaacaaggcgacacaggtggaaacttagtgcccagatgagccacagagtcattagaaagatttttttcagtgtcagagtagttaacggatggaatgcattaggcagtgatgtggtggaggctgactccatacacagtttcaaatg contains:
- the LOC138350905 gene encoding uncharacterized protein; this translates as MGLLSVKMGLLSVKMELLSVKMELLSVKMELLSVKMELLSAKMELLSAKMELLSAKMELLSAKMELLSAKMELLSAKMELLSAKMELLSAKMELLSAKMELLSAKMEPLSINMGPLSTKWLIMTMIVEDDDDDDDDEDNSDKNDDDKFL